The DNA segment CTCGCCGTCATCTACTTCCTCATCTTTGCCATGTTCACCACTGCCACCATCTCCGTTGCTTGTTCTACCACCTCCACCCGCCACTAATCGTCATTCTATGACTACAAGAGCAAAGCAGGGCATTGTCAAACCGAACAAGAAATACTCTCTCACTGCTCAAGTCTCGGCTCCTGAACCACGAACGGCAAATCAAGCTCTTAAAGATGATTGTTTCCGGCAGGCTCTCACTAATGAAATCAATGCACAATTACGGAATCACACATGGGATTTAGTTCCCAAACCGTCGTATCCAGTCAGTATCGTGGGTTGTCGCTGGGTTTTCACAACCAAATACAATTCTGATGGCTCCATCAACAGATACAAAGCTCGTTTAGTTGCCAAAGGGTACAATCAGAAGTCTGGTCTTGATTTCATAATCAATCAGAAGTCTGGAGACATTCAGTCCCGTTGTTAAATCAACTATGAAAGGCTCAGAAGTCTGGAGACATTCAGTCCCGTCTGCGGTGGGTTTTGTCAATTTTGTTGCTGATACTTCTCTCTTCATTCTTCGGAAAGGCTCGTCCATCGTATACATGCTCATACCTTGGATAGCTTAGCTACTCGTTTTTCAGTTAAAGATCATGAGGATCTGTCCTATTTCCTTGGCATTGAGGCACGCCGTGACTCCATTGGTCTTCACCTGAATCAGCGTTGATACATCTTGGATTTGCTTGCAAAGACGAACATGCTCATGTCCAAACCGGTACACACTCCGATGGCCACATCTCCAAAGCTCTCTCTTAACTCTGGTTCCAAGCTTCCGGATCCGACCATGTATAGAAGTGTTGTTGGTAGTTTACAATATCTTGCTTTTACATGCCCAGATATCTCCTATTCAGTGAATCGCTTATCCCAATACATGCATATGCCCACGGATGAGCACTGGAAGGCGGCCAAGCGGATACTCAGATATTTGAATTGTACATCTTCACATGGTATTTGTCTCAGGAGGGAGAATCCTTTTCAGCTTCATGCTTACTCGGATGCAGATTGGGCTGGAGATACTGATGATTTTGTCTCTACAAATGCATATATCGTTTATCTTGGTTACAATCCTATGTCATGGACGTCTAAGAAACAGCGAGGTGTCGTTCGTTCTTCTACCGAAGATGAATATAGGTCAGTTTCTAACACGTCCTCTGAAGTTATGTGGGTTTGTTCTTTGTTACGGGAGCTTGGTGTTTCATTACCTCAAGTACCTACAAGAGACACACAAGTTTTAACGAGGTTCAACAAATACTTTGTTGCAAATACTTCTTGAGCACAATTACAGTTAAGGTTGTTTTGGTGAAACAATCACTTTATTCCATTAAATCCTCAAAAGAGGGAAGTGCACACTGGCTACTTAAAACTCAAATAGTACatgaaaagtaaagaaatatatagGTTCAATGAGTTTTCAAAGAGATGCGCAATTTCGATGGATATGATTCAACATTGAAGACGAGCTTCGATAAATCTCTAATCAACTAGTGGTGAAAGACTGTTTGCAGAGTTAACAAGTAAGAAGTTTTGATAAGTTGCTccaaggaggaggatgaagGTGAATACAGTTTCCAATTGCAGGAAAGGGTTTGCGATTCTCCAAAGATAATCACGTGAGTTTCGTTCATCGATTATTAGATTCTTTATAATACAAATTGgaaacatgcatgcatgcatttTCGAGTTATAATACAAATTGGAAACATGCATGTATCATGTTTTGGATTATTTCGTTAGATGGATATCTAATGGAAACGTACATGAATTATTTCGTCGGTGTTTTGTAATGCATTTTTTCTTAGAaatcaaaccattttttttatttgggtttacagtgattatataaaaaagcacgcattttttattattatttttagttacagAAAACAACATACAAGCAGACAgacaagttttattttattttatcttacaATAACATAAAGCAAACATGTTTTATTCTTCACtcgtcttttatttatttatttcttcattCACTTATCGTTGTGGGAACTCCTCCGATCCGATATGGTTGTCAATTAACCAGACCATGCTTTCCATGCTGTAAGTTTAAGAGAATATTTTATGAAagaatataaatgaaaaaaaaaaagaaaagaagaagaaaaaagagacgAACCTGCGGTGGATAGAACAGTGTTAACGTCAGCTCCAACGTTCCAGGCAAAGTAACCAAGCAGAACGTTCTGCTTAGCGTATGTCACTTTGGCCGTCACACTCTCAGTATCGTCGTACGCAATCCAAATCTTGTTGGCGAAACAATGATTCCCGACAACTGGGGAGTCATACTTATGTGCTGCTTTCTCATCAGTTATGAACTTCTGTATCTTATCATAGTTTATAGAACCATCCTCAGATACGTCCTCATGTTTGGCTACTCCGGAGGCGGCGGCATGATAGCCGTTATCCATATCGTTTTGGAGAGTCCAGGCATAGCCAACGTATGGAAATCCAAAGACTGCTTTATTCTTGGGAAGTCCGTCCTCAACCCACTTTCTAAAACCAGAGTCGCCGCTTcgatctatatataaatatatcagcCAAATTATCAAATTCTATATCAATTAAGCCAAAAAGACTACTCACCTAAACATCTCCTCTTTTATTATCTGAATCGTAGGGAAATTATTATGCTTATACCTTCGTCCAAAGAAAAAGCGTGCAGACCGGCGGGTGGAGCGGTAAAGTGGGGGTACGACAGCGGTGTGTAAAGTTCATAGGCTATAATATTAACCCAATCCAAGTTATCTTTCATCACTTTAACCGGGTAGGTAAAAGTCTTGTAAACCGAGGAGTAGTAAACGGCAGCCGTCAACAGCAAAGTCGGTTTGCTGGTGCGTCTGTGCTCGGCGTCAACCGCATATCGCAATTCTCCAACTAGGGCCCCAAAGTCGGTCATCTCAGTCTCATTGTTCGGGTACTCCCAGGCTAAATCGAGACCATTGAATCCGTTTGATCTAGCGATCGAAATCCAAGAATCAATGAACTTTTTCCGTGACTGCTGTTTACTTGCCATGGACGCAAACGCAGAATTG comes from the Camelina sativa cultivar DH55 unplaced genomic scaffold, Cs unpScaffold00551, whole genome shotgun sequence genome and includes:
- the LOC109131572 gene encoding uncharacterized protein LOC109131572: MATSPKLSLNSGSKLPDPTMYRSVVGSLQYLAFTCPDISYSVNRLSQYMHMPTDEHWKAAKRILRYLNCTSSHGICLRRENPFQLHAYSDADWAGDTDDFVSTNAYIVYLGYNPMSWTSKKQRGVVRSSTEDEYRSVSNTSSEVMWVCSLLRELGVSLPQVPTRDTQVLTRFNKYFVANTS
- the LOC104773475 gene encoding probable endochitinase — its product is MADTNEEMGAPSVVKASYWYPDGEDKDPATSAQTIPSALFTHLFCAFADLDADTNKAFISEVHAQRFATFTETVKIRNDQVKTLLSIGGRLGNNSAFASMASKQQSRKKFIDSWISIARSNGFNGLDLAWEYPNNETEMTDFGALVGELRYAVDAEHRRTSKPTLLLTAAVYYSSVYKTFTYPVKVMKDNLDWVNIIAYELYTPLSYPHFTAPPAGLHAFSLDEDRSGDSGFRKWVEDGLPKNKAVFGFPYVGYAWTLQNDMDNGYHAAASGVAKHEDVSEDGSINYDKIQKFITDEKAAHKYDSPVVGNHCFANKIWIAYDDTESVTAKVTYAKQNVLLGYFAWNVGADVNTVLSTAAWKAWSG